A single region of the Salipaludibacillus sp. LMS25 genome encodes:
- a CDS encoding homoserine dehydrogenase: MTKNMNVGLLGFGTVGTGVLQIIQNHQDKLKHQLGCSVTVKKILVSNLHKQRSTDVDQEQLTTRAEDILDDDDIDVIVEVMGGIDDARHYIRHALKNGKHVITANKDVMALHGSELLQLADKQGCDLFYEASVAGGIPILRTLVAGLASDRITKMMGIVNGTTNYILTKMSKEGRVYNEVLKEAQALGYAEADPTSDVEGLDAARKIAILGTLGFSMNLELDDVSVKGISNITSDDLSYGDQLGYTMKLVGIANRSGDKVEVSVQPTLVPHEHPLSSVDDEFNAVYVYGEAVGETMYYGAGAGQLPTATAVVSDLVEVLKNKRLGVNGNSVVIPQFDKKLKTDDDIFSKFFLRIHAKDVPGTFSALTSLFDEHGVSLEKILQVPLNDGKLAEIIVVTHAVSKKNYENVLTKLNDTDVVVDVKSSYRVEGE, encoded by the coding sequence ATGACTAAAAATATGAATGTAGGATTACTCGGCTTTGGAACGGTAGGAACAGGCGTTTTACAAATTATCCAAAACCATCAAGACAAACTTAAGCATCAGTTAGGCTGTTCAGTTACCGTTAAAAAAATTCTAGTAAGCAACCTTCACAAACAACGCTCGACTGACGTGGATCAAGAGCAATTAACAACGAGAGCGGAGGATATTCTCGATGATGACGATATCGATGTGATCGTTGAAGTGATGGGCGGTATTGATGACGCTCGCCATTACATTCGCCACGCCCTAAAAAATGGTAAACATGTGATTACGGCTAATAAAGACGTGATGGCTCTCCATGGCAGTGAATTATTACAGCTAGCTGACAAACAGGGCTGTGATTTATTTTATGAGGCGAGTGTTGCAGGAGGTATTCCCATTTTAAGGACTCTCGTGGCAGGGCTTGCGTCAGACCGCATTACGAAAATGATGGGAATCGTCAATGGTACGACGAATTATATTTTAACAAAAATGTCGAAGGAAGGTCGCGTTTATAACGAAGTCCTAAAAGAAGCACAAGCGCTTGGCTATGCGGAAGCTGACCCTACTTCTGACGTAGAGGGCCTAGATGCAGCAAGAAAGATTGCTATTCTTGGCACACTCGGCTTTTCCATGAACCTTGAGTTAGATGATGTTTCAGTGAAAGGTATTTCCAATATCACGAGTGACGATCTTTCATATGGTGACCAATTAGGCTATACGATGAAGCTCGTGGGCATCGCTAACCGATCTGGGGACAAAGTAGAAGTGAGTGTTCAGCCAACACTTGTTCCTCATGAGCACCCTTTATCTTCCGTGGATGATGAATTCAACGCTGTATACGTCTATGGAGAAGCCGTCGGTGAAACGATGTACTATGGGGCTGGAGCTGGACAGCTTCCAACAGCAACAGCTGTTGTGTCAGACCTTGTGGAAGTTTTAAAAAATAAACGTCTTGGCGTTAATGGTAACAGTGTCGTCATACCTCAATTCGATAAAAAACTTAAAACTGATGATGATATTTTTTCTAAGTTCTTTTTGCGTATTCACGCCAAAGATGTCCCTGGTACCTTCTCTGCTCTCACATCTTTATTTGATGAGCATGGCGTTAGTCTCGAAAAGATTTTGCAAGTACCACTTAACGATGGTAAGTTGGCTGAAATCATCGTTGTAACACACGCCGTCTCAAAGAAAAACTACGAAAATGTGCTTACTAAATTGAATGACACGGATGTGGTCGTGGATGTTAAAAGCAGCTACCGTGTGGAAGGAGAATAA
- a CDS encoding 3-phenylpropionate MFS transporter: MKNQRWLSLNFFTFFITYGIYLPYWTGWLVKGKGLSVAEASLIMGFGLLARGLSSLFAFPLASKYWSSQRIILVFTVSSLVATLLYIPSLSFSTLFIVTVIFSAIYPSLLPAIDSTAGALVQKGNIHYGKSRAYGSIGFIISVLIISIVTNFFGEQAILWSMIVGLSLMLLLRFLSTPDLLKVKPTTKERKESLTIRNLWKVKSFPIVLLIVVLLQGSHASYYNFGYIYLQALGAERYYIGMIINVAVIFEILYFLKADHFFKKWQSSSLLLLAASGSTLRWLLLSLIPNVYVFVLSQSLHALSFGVAHYAYIRYITKNLPKQQIPNAQGIYSAVALSFSTAVLTLAGGFLYDFSSRLAFLAMIVCTVPAILIIMMTKKHYEY, translated from the coding sequence ATGAAAAATCAACGCTGGCTCTCATTGAACTTTTTTACATTCTTTATAACGTATGGTATATATTTACCTTATTGGACAGGTTGGCTAGTGAAGGGAAAAGGATTGAGTGTCGCGGAAGCAAGTTTAATCATGGGATTTGGCTTATTGGCACGTGGTTTATCATCACTCTTTGCCTTCCCTCTTGCATCAAAATATTGGAGCAGTCAAAGGATAATTCTTGTTTTCACAGTCAGTTCACTTGTGGCAACGTTACTTTATATTCCATCCTTGTCATTTAGCACTCTTTTTATTGTAACAGTTATATTTAGTGCTATTTATCCATCCCTACTTCCAGCTATTGATAGTACAGCAGGTGCTTTGGTACAGAAAGGAAACATACATTACGGTAAAAGCCGTGCGTATGGTTCAATTGGCTTTATTATTTCAGTGCTTATTATTAGCATTGTAACAAACTTTTTTGGAGAACAGGCTATCTTATGGAGTATGATTGTTGGACTTAGTTTAATGTTACTATTGCGCTTTCTATCTACACCCGACCTACTTAAGGTGAAGCCAACAACTAAGGAGCGTAAGGAGTCACTAACCATTCGCAATTTATGGAAAGTTAAAAGTTTTCCAATTGTGTTACTTATAGTTGTTTTACTGCAAGGATCACATGCCTCGTACTATAATTTCGGTTACATATATTTACAGGCTTTAGGTGCGGAAAGATATTATATTGGGATGATAATTAATGTTGCGGTTATTTTTGAAATTCTTTATTTTTTAAAGGCTGATCACTTTTTTAAGAAATGGCAGTCTTCTTCCCTATTATTACTAGCTGCTTCAGGATCGACTTTGCGCTGGTTACTTTTATCTTTAATCCCAAATGTGTACGTATTTGTGTTATCGCAAAGTTTACATGCACTATCATTTGGAGTAGCGCATTATGCATATATTCGTTATATAACTAAAAATTTGCCCAAGCAGCAAATTCCTAATGCGCAAGGAATTTATTCTGCTGTCGCATTAAGTTTTAGCACTGCTGTTTTAACACTAGCAGGAGGTTTTTTATATGATTTTTCTTCAAGGCTTGCATTTTTAGCGATGATTGTATGTACTGTTCCAGCGATTTTGATCATTATGATGACAAAAAAACATTATGAGTATTAA
- a CDS encoding transposase — MRKSYDKDFKLLAVQMIYNGKWKTEVARELDLAEQTLHNWVKKYDQNKTFVGSGNLSPEDKEERDE; from the coding sequence ATGAGAAAATCATATGACAAGGATTTTAAATTACTAGCTGTTCAGATGATTTATAACGGCAAGTGGAAGACGGAAGTGGCTCGTGAGCTGGATCTGGCAGAACAGACTCTACATAACTGGGTAAAGAAATACGATCAAAACAAAACTTTTGTAGGTAGTGGGAATTTAAGCCCTGAAGATAAGGAAGAGCGAGACGAGTAA
- the thrB gene encoding homoserine kinase, with protein sequence MTAFDNFSIRVPASTANLGPGFDSIGMALNRYLTLYVTPSDRWAFKGRTANLESIPEGKDNLIYRIAAWIADEYDKDLPPAEVVMESEIPLSRGFGSSATAIVAGIELANQLLALTLSPEEKTRWGSIYEGHPDNIAPSIYGGLIIGSHGDDETNIVLASTPTLDLIALIPDYELSTRESRDTLPEALTYKEAVKVSSISNVLVAAILQNNWELAGRMMMKDLFHLPYRMPHISEWQKAAEIADQLPIYGVTLSGAGPIVLFFAPKGKGKDVQLQVKNHFPDHQVDLLAVDTEGVTVTLEAVSSHL encoded by the coding sequence ATGACTGCGTTCGACAACTTTTCCATCCGAGTACCGGCGAGCACCGCTAACTTAGGTCCTGGATTTGATTCAATAGGTATGGCATTGAACCGCTATTTAACATTGTATGTCACACCTAGCGACAGATGGGCGTTTAAAGGACGTACAGCCAACCTTGAAAGTATCCCTGAAGGAAAAGACAACCTTATCTACAGAATCGCTGCGTGGATTGCTGACGAATATGATAAAGACCTTCCACCAGCTGAAGTGGTGATGGAGAGTGAGATCCCTCTCTCGCGCGGCTTCGGGAGTAGCGCGACTGCCATAGTAGCCGGTATCGAACTCGCTAATCAACTATTAGCCCTAACACTTTCTCCTGAAGAAAAAACACGTTGGGGAAGCATTTACGAGGGACACCCAGATAACATAGCTCCATCTATTTATGGCGGTCTTATTATTGGTAGTCACGGAGATGACGAGACAAATATTGTTTTAGCAAGCACACCGACGCTCGATTTAATTGCACTTATTCCTGACTATGAATTAAGCACGCGAGAGTCCCGTGATACATTGCCCGAAGCTTTAACTTATAAAGAAGCTGTTAAAGTTAGCAGCATTAGCAATGTACTAGTCGCCGCCATTTTACAAAACAATTGGGAATTAGCTGGCAGGATGATGATGAAGGATTTATTTCATCTCCCCTATCGCATGCCTCATATTTCTGAATGGCAAAAAGCTGCCGAGATAGCTGATCAATTACCTATATATGGCGTGACACTAAGTGGAGCAGGCCCTATCGTTCTTTTCTTCGCACCTAAAGGAAAAGGCAAAGACGTTCAATTGCAGGTAAAAAATCATTTCCCTGATCATCAGGTGGACTTACTTGCTGTTGACACTGAAGGGGTTACTGTTACCCTAGAAGCTGTTTCATCCCATCTTTAA
- a CDS encoding Gfo/Idh/MocA family protein → MIRYGVIGTNFITDWFVEAGQTTKDFKLTAVYSRTEERAKEFAQKHGAEHTFTQLEDMAASHEIDAVYIASPTALHAEQAILCMQHGKHVLCEKPIASHDQEVTDMIKTAEKQGIVLMEAVKNTALPNFKHLRHAIEKIAPIRRIVTNFCQYSSRYDAYKEGTVLNAFKPELSNGSLMDIGLYCLYPIVDLFGEPENVQATGVLLESGVDGEGTVVLSYPEMEGIAMYSKITNSRLPSEIQGENGSIVIDHIQTLSDMRVYYRDGSEEVLGESQTKPVMSYEIDAFHQKIKGESTDEMVNTLSTSLTTSHVMTEARDQLGVRFPADRSRK, encoded by the coding sequence ATGATTAGATATGGCGTTATTGGGACAAATTTTATAACAGATTGGTTTGTGGAAGCGGGTCAAACGACGAAGGACTTTAAATTAACAGCCGTCTATTCACGAACAGAAGAGAGAGCGAAGGAATTTGCTCAAAAGCATGGCGCCGAGCACACCTTTACACAGCTTGAAGATATGGCTGCAAGTCACGAAATAGATGCGGTTTATATCGCCAGTCCTACGGCATTGCATGCTGAACAAGCGATCCTATGTATGCAACATGGCAAGCATGTGTTGTGTGAAAAGCCTATCGCCTCACACGATCAAGAAGTAACTGACATGATTAAAACAGCTGAAAAGCAAGGCATTGTATTAATGGAAGCGGTGAAAAACACAGCACTCCCTAATTTTAAACACCTACGTCATGCTATTGAGAAGATCGCTCCGATCCGTCGTATTGTGACGAATTTTTGCCAATACTCTTCGAGGTATGATGCTTATAAGGAAGGCACGGTTCTAAATGCATTTAAACCTGAATTATCTAATGGCTCATTAATGGATATCGGCTTATATTGTCTCTATCCGATTGTAGATTTATTTGGCGAACCAGAAAACGTTCAAGCCACTGGTGTATTGCTTGAATCAGGAGTAGATGGAGAAGGTACGGTCGTGTTGTCGTATCCTGAGATGGAAGGAATCGCGATGTATTCAAAAATTACCAATTCCCGTTTGCCATCAGAAATTCAAGGTGAGAACGGGTCGATTGTCATCGATCATATTCAGACATTATCTGATATGCGTGTATACTACCGGGATGGCTCAGAAGAAGTCCTAGGTGAATCTCAAACTAAGCCGGTAATGAGTTATGAAATTGATGCCTTCCATCAGAAAATAAAAGGGGAATCTACAGATGAGATGGTGAATACATTGTCTACGTCTCTAACAACGTCTCACGTTATGACAGAGGCTCGGGATCAGTTAGGGGTTCGCTTTCCAGCAGATCGAAGCAGGAAGTAA
- the thrC gene encoding threonine synthase, with translation MWRGLLEEYKAYLPVNDQTPMLSLQEGNTPLLPLKHLSEKWDIDLHVKYDGANPTGSFKDRGMVMAVAKAKEAGSEAIMCASTGNTSAAAAAYAAQAKLRCLIVIPEGKIAMGKLAQAVVYGAEIFSIEGNFDNALQMVRNLAEQSPITLVNSVNPYRIEGQKTAAFEICDALGSAPDVLTIPVGNAGNITAYWKGFQEYNVKKGTGLPQMRGFEAEGAAAIVKNRVIDAPETLATAIRIGNPASWDKAVKAAEESSGKIDFVTDDDIVEAYKLLAREEGIFAEPASAASLAGLKKQLESGEIKKGSRVVSVLTGNGLKDPNTAIDTAPVKPVALPNDESVVIDHMLGRVNQ, from the coding sequence ATGTGGCGAGGATTACTTGAAGAATATAAAGCATACTTACCGGTCAATGACCAAACACCAATGCTCTCTTTACAGGAGGGAAATACGCCTCTTTTACCATTAAAGCATTTGTCAGAAAAATGGGATATAGACCTCCATGTGAAGTATGACGGGGCAAACCCCACTGGTTCCTTCAAAGATCGAGGGATGGTCATGGCCGTAGCTAAGGCTAAGGAAGCAGGTAGTGAGGCGATTATGTGCGCCTCTACTGGAAACACGTCGGCGGCTGCAGCGGCTTATGCCGCCCAAGCGAAATTGCGTTGCTTGATCGTCATCCCAGAAGGAAAAATTGCCATGGGAAAACTCGCTCAAGCTGTCGTTTACGGAGCTGAAATTTTTAGTATTGAAGGCAACTTTGACAATGCCCTTCAAATGGTTAGAAATCTCGCTGAGCAGTCTCCTATTACACTCGTAAACTCAGTAAACCCATACCGAATTGAAGGTCAAAAAACAGCGGCATTTGAAATCTGTGATGCACTAGGATCAGCGCCAGATGTTTTGACAATCCCTGTAGGTAATGCCGGTAATATCACAGCCTATTGGAAAGGATTTCAAGAATATAATGTGAAGAAAGGAACCGGTTTACCACAAATGCGTGGCTTCGAAGCTGAAGGAGCAGCAGCGATTGTTAAAAACCGTGTTATCGATGCTCCCGAAACGTTGGCTACAGCCATTCGGATCGGTAACCCTGCCAGCTGGGACAAAGCAGTGAAAGCAGCGGAAGAGTCTTCCGGGAAAATTGACTTTGTTACGGATGATGACATTGTTGAAGCTTACAAACTCCTCGCTCGTGAAGAAGGCATATTTGCTGAGCCCGCCTCTGCCGCTTCTCTAGCTGGGTTAAAGAAACAATTAGAGTCAGGGGAGATTAAAAAAGGGTCTCGTGTCGTCTCCGTTTTAACAGGTAATGGCTTGAAAGACCCTAATACAGCGATCGATACAGCACCTGTTAAACCAGTGGCCCTCCCAAATGACGAATCTGTAGTCATTGATCATATGTTAGGTCGTGTCAACCAATGA